TGAGGAACCCCGATCTTCCCTGAAGAGTCTGTAGGGGACGGGTAGCTTGTGACGCGAGATGCCTCTCGCAGGAGACTCCTCAGCTGCTGCTCGTTCCAGCCGCTCTGCCTCACTTCGCTCAGACCCACCTCCCTCGCCAGAGCCAGCCCCGAAGCCGGTGAGGGTCCACTGCCGCCGGGGACGGAGTCTTTCGGCCGGGTCCTCCCGTGGAACTCCTTCAGGAAGAGGTAGATGGCCTGTGCAGACACCTTGATGTTCTCCAGCTCCAGGACAGCTTTGATCTTGCGGAAGCTCAGGCCTGCTTCTCGCAGCTCCACTACCTTACGCTTGGCAGCGTCATCCAGTCTGCCCATGATCGCTTCTGCCCGCTGAGGTCTGCTTAAACTACAAGACATAAAGGTTTGTGACATaataatgcatctcaaaaaaattttatATCAATGGAAAGTTACTTCAGTATTTTAGTAataaagttcaaaatgtgaaactcagaatatatagatgtattacacacagagtgatctattttaagagtgatctgtttatttcttttattgttgattattgattatggcttacagccaattaacaaaacccagaaatcaagagcaattggtactttttgtatgcaatgtgggcagtgtgccaaatcctgctggaaaatgaaatccacatctccataaaagttgtcactgactttggacttgatagtaaaacacagtggatcaacaccagcggtgacatggctctccaaaccatcactgatcatcagtatattttacatttaatttggaaatcaagggagcagagtctggaggaaaatcGGAAAGACGAACAGTCCGATTTTCAAGTGAGTTTCCAGAGTAAAAATCATGAGTCTTGCTAGAAACTACAAGATTAATACagaattactgtattattaacaTCCTTTTAACACCCCAAACCATCAAATACCATGAAAcatacaaacagaaaaaaatgatcttAAACTGAATTTGTCAGCAGGGAAACTATAGCTAAAATAtaaatacagccctggaaaaagaaattaggagagcacttcagtttctgaatcagtttctcatattttgctatttataggtttatgtttgagtacaattaacattgttgttattgttgtataAACTagtgacaacatttctcccaaattccaaataaaaatattgtcatttagagcacttatttgcagaaagtgagaaatgggtgaaataacaacaaaagatgcagagctttcagacctcaaataatgcaaagaaaaaagttcacattcataaagtttcaagagttcagaaatcaatacttgttCAATaccagttttcattcatcttggcatcctgttctcctccaccagtcttacacactgcttttggataactttatgctcttttttactcctggtgcaaaaattaaagcagttcagtttggtttaatggtttgtgatcatccatcttcctcttgattatattccagaggttttcaatttggtaaaatcacaaaaactcatcattttaagtatctcattttttccagagctgtatagttatCTAGCGTTGGCAATGTTTACTAAACAGACCCAGGAGatcgttagcattagcatgttagcatttttTAGCATATGTAGCTACTCACCTAATTCGACGCTGGGggagtattaataataataataataagcgcAGGTACGCTCTCTCCGCCGGTTAAATCACATTTATACAGTTTCTCATATAACATACACATTTTTACTAATATATTTACCCCAACCCGGACTCTGTAATACTGTTTAATACTCTTTATTAGCGCTCAAACGGCTAATAAACCTGCTAACACTGAGAAACAGCCCTGCTGGATAAACAATAGCGTCGCACAGCTGCTGACGCAGCGCTCAGAGCGCCGGAAATACACCCCCTCTGGAGCGGATAGGCGCAGGCGCAGTAGCAGCACGGAGAGAGTGCGCTTCAGTACAGGAACATGTGagtttatttttaacaaaattacTGCTTTTATCTCTTTATACCCTGTTTAATCTacatgtttaattaatttagGAGGTGCTCTATAATCTGACTGcatgcaatcaaagctaaaagccgaataatatcatttatttcatCTAAAGAAAGAAGGCTGattagctaagctaaactaagctaagctaaggtaGCTAACGTTAGTGTTATTGTAGTTTATATAGttagctcactcagctaagcTAAATAACCTTTAGTTATATATGGATGACTCTGGCTGGATGAATTTAGCTGTAGCTGCTGTTAGGAATtaataacaaattaataaataaaagttattaatgtaatgtttattaaCCTGTGTTAGTAgattaactaactagttaacctaagctagctagctagctaatcgtTAGGTTAACGTTATTTAAACTACGGTGCTTAGCTTACTAACGCTATCTCGCTAGCTAGCCTAATATTAGCACCGGTAGCAGCATAATTGAAGAAGTTTTTTAACCAAATCACTGCTTTAATCTCTTTATAACAGGTTTATTCTACATGTTTATTTCATTTAGAAGGTGCTCTATAATATGACTGCATGTAATCAAACCTAAAAGCcgaataatataatttatttcatcCAAAGAAAGAAAGctgataagctaagctaagctaagctaaagtagCTAACGTTAGTGTTATTGTACTTTATGTAACTTAGCCCATCAGTGAatcaaatgaatgaataaaatgaataaatgaattaaatgaaagctatgtatgttttatattaacctatgttagtgtattttatctagttaagttagttagttagctttcTTGTATCTTTTTAACAGTTAAATTATCTAGTTAAATTATGCAAGTTCGTTTGGAAGGGTCCAGTACTTTGTGTATCTgtactacaatacacaaagtactggacCCTTCCAAACGAACTTGCACtacatagtaggggtgggcaatattatatcgtatacaatatatcgtgagacagaaatatcatgatattaaaaatccatatcgtgataacagggctgttctgtcttaaaagtagtctattatttactgtgaagctttaggtgtatttattgtataattgttttagtttgcagtttatatgcatgcactaaatattctgcaatattatttgctgcattatattattttgtgctatattatttatttagccacattatgattgttgttttactcttagactatattcctgaaattaattaattgtttctgtttttctatatcgtcaagtatatcgttatcgcaaaaataccctgaaatattgtgatattattttagagccatattgcccacccctactacataCCCagtacctgcactactgctatacttgcactgtcaattcgcactttaattccccaaaaaactgtgaactttaagaactttacgcactcattcactttaccagccttaagctatataccacaTTTGCACTattgttatacgggttctatttatactgtcattccatctcaatcaccatcaatattgcactattgtcttacgtatgtttattgtgttcttgttgtattgtacatacagtgtctcccactcttttcgattatatatcttatttctttttacttatatttatatatctatttctcccccacactactgcaccttgtttttgtctcatgtatgtctatttgtgtccctgctgtattgtacacatagtgtctcccattctcctttattatatctattatctgtacttgctgtaaaattggaaaggagagtaacgtaatttcaattctctgtatgtcctgcagtactgacaataaaactacttgacttgacttgactaaactACATTACTTGGCTTGCTAACgctatctagctattttaagATTAGCATCTGTAGCTAATAGCTTCAGTGGAGGAACATGTACGTTTATTTTAACCAAATTAAGTTACTGCTTTAATCTCTTTATTACAGTTGTAGTGTAGCTAATATATGGCTGTAAGTGTTAATTAACGTGAGACTTctgtaggttagctagctaatataAAAAAGCCGGTTTAATGTAACGTTATTTGGCCAGCTAGTTAGGTTATCTAACTAGATTAAAATTAGCATCAATCATAGATCATCCAAGTATcataaaacatttggctaaatatgTTTTACATGCAGAATAAGCTGTTTTATTTCATCCAAAGAGTGAGTGAATAAATGGTATGCAGATATGGGTTTACTTACATGAGATTATGTtagaaagttagttagctagctaaataattgtttaatttttttaagagctGGTTTACATTACTTCCTTGGAACCGTCAGAGCATAGCCAAGtaatagcaaaaataaaaaacttcaCATTTagctaaatatgttttttacctGCAGAATAagcttttcatgaaaaaaaaaaggttctttagCTTGAAATTGACTCGTTAGCCAGAGTTGCTAGCTTatggttagcttgttagctaagctatggtacagtaaaaaaaaaaaaaaaaagtttggccacATTTCTTCTcattttatgttatatttctttttatggtttattttttacattgtaaatttagtaTTGAAGACTTTAATAAAACACATgaggaattatttagcaaacaaaaaagtttttaataGCAACATTTAgcttattaaaataatgaaatttttGCACATTTCTGGTATTTGAAAGTGTTAGTAAAAATGAGTACTTAATTGCTTAACAAAACAATGCAATTTAATGCAATATCGATATTTTagcaatattttcttacaccatcTTCATCCATGTACACCAATAGTCTGCTGACATACCAGCTATTAATCTCTAATGCTGTCCACTGTCTGACCGTGCCTTTCTGTTACATTTCTGCATTttcatccttattttattttacatattttgtcATTCTTTTGTTATATATACAGGGCCCCATCACCTACCAAACGCAGGGAACGTTCAGAAGATAAAGGCAGAGAAAGGGGCAAAGAAAAGGCTGCAGCGAAGGAAGGTGctgagaaggagaaggagaaggagaggggCAGGGACAAGAACCGCAAACGCCGCAGTAACTCTactgggagcagcagcagcaggtgagATCAGTGTAATGCAGAATACACTAGTGTCTGTGTGAGTAAATGAGGTTACAGTGCATTTTCTGTAATTCTACAGCACTTTACTTTCCTAAAGCAGTTCTAAATATCTGCTTTTTCTCATGGTTTACTCTCTTAATTCTTTGGCTCGCATGTCTagatccagctccagctccagcagcagctctGGATCCAGCTCTGGTTCATCCAGTGGTTCCAGCTCCTCCTCTGGCTCCAGCCGCTCTGGATCCTCCAGCTCTTCTCGCTCCTCCAGTTCCTCTGGTTCCTCGGGGTCGCCGAGCCCCAGTCGCCGCCGACACGACAACCGCAGACGCTCACGGTCAAAGTACACAGCATTCTCATTCACTACACTTtctctacagcaggggtcggcaattaggtTTGGCCACGGacaagatattttccaagccattacgggTTTTTTGAAAATGAAGTgcaatgggatggagtgctacagactagtagctctccagcccagagggttgttaaacccaattgcagaacagttgatctcaaagcagtaggggtgtcacgattctctaaatcctcgatttgattttatttccgattttagggtcttgattcgattctcgattttctttttattttttttttacagcagagaggcttatttcaaaaggtgggcttgatataagtgatgcaaagtgatacaagtgatctgtaatacaccacattaggcactaatggtcaaattttaaacaatttaattaagatatatgtaatgccatctagtggcttttttgggtagcagcagtgtgcactaataaaacagcaatgtgcaacataacaaaataaataataaaaaaatacaggaacagtcatgtacaaaataatagaacaattagagccttaacaaactgaactctatcctactataacagttaaacatgaaaaataagactcggtccctgagaatgacgagttttttttctaataaaaatatattattaactttatctgagagaaagatgcttcttaaggtaccaaaactattaacatatttgaggctagacaaaacaactgttattttattttatttttttatttagtttttctttaataagatgagaatgtccacattctctggagaaagtgctgctctttgagcagtcacaatgcagctacagtgtgctgcgccatttgtgtagcgcgcgttgatcctctttttgacttcgaggctcgagacataacatgacataatttcgattaaatatcgaaatcgtgacacccctacaaaGCAGTTAAACctcagaagaaaggaaaaaaaaattattaaacccGTATCgacagggtcgcggtccaattcacctaccgctgccccggctagtaaattgggacacagccgggaaaaaaatGCCGTTaggtagatactttattgatcccgaaggaaatttagcagccagtagcagttacgcaacacagtaaaaacaataagtgtagtacaataagaGAGCAGAGTACGGGATACTAGACTcttaaactataaaataaaattctaaactgagacttaaaaatatatacataaatatatgaatacaaaaactaaactataaatgtggaagtaaacagttgtagatatgaggtagtgcagtaatagaataaattaaatataggagatagcaggtatcagcagatatgacaaatattaaacataaacctgtacatgtacaagtattgtatttaagttaggtgcatAGTGTAGTGTACAGGgatgcaaatgtacaggatgtacagtaaaattacaataaagtcACAGGGTGTAGATGTACATAATACAAAGTGTATTCCCagtacagataaataaaaaaaaggctgtgattaagaaagcacatatgagactcgttcctcatctgtcctctctcttccggctccactgggaggagttgaagagtctgatggctctcggaacaaaGGATGTCCTGAGTCTGTCTTTACTGAAACTGATCCTATATAAGGAAATAactaaactaaagtcatgccaagCGTGACAAAGAGACAAGGGATGAATGTAAACAagagctcaccagagaagctttttattttttagtttttttttttcattatcgtttattatagttcaaacaacctcatgggccggGTGTTTTATGCTTGCGGCCACATCTGGGCGCCTGTTGCTGACCCCTGCTCTACTTAATGGAAGTTCcttgtttttattgtctttttttcattttttttgcgctaatgctgctccagccttagtgctggagaaacttgacagAAAACCCACTCTTATAATACTGTACTTcaccagagtggctttactgctccttaatacctgactggtagacaCAAAGAGCACCgaattaaaaggtgcactgtcggttttggggaaaattaaaggattttaagttacTTTATAATTGTAATTAACTGCTTTTCAGGTCCAAATCGCAGAAAAGGGGAGAGGAGAAGGAAAGGAAGAGGAGAAGTCCGAGTCCGAAACCTACCAAACTTTGCCTGGGAAGACTGACCAGGAATGTCACGAAGGTAAAATCTGATGgatatagattattattattttcccatctctttattttgtatttacttatttgtttgtttacttattcaCGGATTGATTTACGTGTTTATTTGTAGGATCACATCCAAGAGATTTTCTCCACCTACGGGAAGATCAAAATTATTGATATGCCACAAGACCGGTTACATCCAAACTTGTCCAGGGGCCACGCCTATATCGAGTTTGAGACCCCAGAGGAGGCCCAGAAGGCTCTGAAGCACATGGATGGAGGTAAATAGAAGGATTtgcatatttttaaagtatttgtttATCAGTTTTTTTCTACAGAGatcaacaaaaaagtgttaaacaaaccagaatatgtttcatattttacgttcttcaaagtagctcctcttgctttcAGATGACATCTTTGCACATGTTGctttgtattttctcagtcagttttatgaggtagcgtcaggctttcagttaacagctgtgctgaactcatcaagagttaattacttgaatttctttcctcttaaagctccactaggtaggattttgagattttgtgctcgggggctccccctacagttgtagaatgtaataaatgtttcaggcggattagtttttctttctcgttttctggctttcacagacatatttggtctctttccagcttctgccagagtgtctgtatgttagtttgtaaagaatgaaccagtagtccttgtagaactgttagaactaaaggtcggaaagcaggtcgcagttctcgcgagagttggtcgcggccgcctcggaaaacttacagagtctggtttgagctcagaggagctccggcacagacacgagagcaccgctattcctcctattacacctcaatgcagcgctgcagtgagtttcaagctgtaattttacttctttaaagatcagtaatcaaggaaatcctacctagtgctgctttaattatTACTCTCTGTTTCTTAGgacctctgtgatggggagctaaaattggctttgattagcttttattttaggttattttatCATTCCGCCttaaaatgctgcagcccctgccggctgttgcaacatttaaggtgtaaCGGGaaaataagctagctagctagctactgaaacaaactactagcgatccgttttatgcttgttatgaaaaaataataaataaaacattgaaactacacattaaactatggtaatatagtgctaatcatcacttttaacaagaaaaatacatCTGTGGATTTCTTATCAGTGATTCTTATACCTCTttcgtttgaagtgtgcatctcgaaaatctccgtttgaagggataACAAGCCCTCCTCCTATAagtccagcctaacaagaataaGGACACGTATGCACACGCAAAACAGGGATAATGTAAGGGATAAGggatagggccaaggggtgagatgggattgggccgtagagttacaggtatacagtgaaaagctctatttgcgtaatgttctaatccagattatgagaagcaagaactactcaacttctcaagtaaagaaaagtaaaaaagaaaaaaaaaactactaagaaatgaaggtcagtcaagctgaaagtcaatttcaagaaatttgaaagCATTCTCAAGTAcagtcgcaaaaaagaccatcattgtgatgttatgatgatgaaacggGCACTCATCAGGGCTATCTCTGGAAAGTGCAGGAAGAGCAAAAGTTAGGATAAAATAATCAGAGTATTTTACcacaattccttatgtgttccttcatagtctggatcactttactattcagtAATTAtaatgactggtactgtatatcgtatactgtatattgtccaatgaaaaacaagtatttgcaaaacagcaactttttcgGGAGAACGAAAAAACATTCTAAACTTACAATGGaagttaatataaaaatagtttattttaggtcattttgaagtatttctattggtccattcatcaagaaatttgggcACAGTGCAAAGGACAGTCTGCCAgtttgaattatgtagtaaacttaaaatcaacaaaaatggagattcttgtttgtcattggacagagacgatataTTCTTTGATATTACTGATTTATTGTCTTTCACTGGGTGAgcattaggggtgtcacaatttcgatatttcatcgaaatcgattgaAATTATTTCATGGtttcgagcatcgaagtcaaaaagaggatcgacgatccctcccgcaaatagcgcagcacactgtagctcaaagagcagctctttctccagagaatgtggacattctcatcttcttaaagaaaaacttaaaaatataaaattaacagttgttttgtctagaaTCAAATAtgatagttttggtaccttaaggagcatctttctctcagataaagttaataatatatctttattaaagaaaaaaacttctcattctcagggaccaaaaaaagtcttagtcttatttttcatgtttaactgttatagtaggatagagttcagtttgttaaggctctaattgttctattattttgtacatgactcttcctgtatttttgtattatttattttgttatgttgcacattgctgttttaatagtgcacactgctgctacccaaaaaagccactagatggcattacatatatatcttaattaaattatttaaatttgaccattagtgcctaatgtggtgtattacagatcacttgtatcacattgcatcacttatatcaagcccaccttttgaaataagatattgtaaatttgatgaatcaaaccaatgactgaccaaagaataatctaaaactggcataggcctctctgctgtaaaaaaaaaaagaaaaaagaaaatcgagaatcgaatcgaatcgtgaccctaaaatcggaaataaaatcgaatcgaggatttagagaatcgtgaaaCCCCTAGTGAGCATCATGAACTTAATTGACTCAGACAATAAGATGTGTGTTTATCTTCTATTCTATAGGTCAGATCGATGGTCAGGAGATAACAGCTACAGCTGTCCTGACCCCCAGGATACGCCCTGCTCCCCGCAGGATGACTCCTCCACGCAGGATGCCGCCTCCGCCCCCGATGTGGCGTCGAACTCCACCACGCATGAGGAGAAGGTCAGTGTCAGGAGCTCTGTGTGTTTTTGCTCCAAAAATCGCTCCAGTTCAGCATCAGAGTAATAAAATGTGCAGAAGTGAAAGTCTCTGCATGCACTGTTCTGTTTCAGTGAGAGATGCAGATGCAGTAGcaacactttctttttttcttaaactTGAAAAGCTGCATCATGATGATGTAAGCTTTACTGTGCGCAGAGTGTTAAGCGCAGTGTGAGCACAGGCCAGCAGGAAAGTGGGGAGCGGCTCGATTGTGCTTGGACGGAGTACAGACATCAGAAACTCCTATAGTTTTatgcagaaaaaaagttttttggttttaccaaattgaaaacctctggaatataatcaagaggaagatggatgatcacaaaccatcaaaccaccaaactgaactgcttgaatttctgcaccaggagtaaagcagcataaagttatccaaaaacagtgtgtaagactggtggaggagaacatgatgccaagatgcatgaaaaaaactgtgattaaaaaccaggattattccaccaaatattgatttctgaactcttaaaactttatgaatatgaacttgtttttttgcattatttgaggtctgaaagccccatttttttattttagacctttctcattttctgcaaataaatgctctaaatgacagtatttttatttggaatttgggagaaatgttgtctgtagtttatagaataaaacaacaatgttaattttactattACATATACCTAtgtatacttttttatttgagACTTACCTTATCTACTTTTTTATTTGAGGCAATTAAGTGCTTTAACTGCatctgttatgttttttttatttaatttctgagaTTATATtcacaaatatataattatatatttttattaattataagaaTATACTAAtggaacaaaataaatgtttgagTTTTTAGTACAAATATAATTccaattaaacatttaataaacaaaccaatctattatctttactgtttttttattaacaataACTTACTAAGATTcagattttatatttaataataatgtaacagaaataatgtagtgtaatgtaatgcaaaaaaaagtatttatatgcAGTATACTAAAGCATAAACAGTTATACAAAGGACACCATTAAAGCTTCACAGAAATCTGCTTTTAGAGCAGGATAGCGCTATTTGTACAATATTAGATGCTATTACTGTGTCACActataactgaaacacctgtcattttagtgtgggaggtttcatggctaaattggagcagcctggtgttcaatcttcattaattgcacattattgcaccagtaagagcagagtgtgaaggttcaattatcagggtaagagcacagttctgctctaaatattacaatgcacacaacattatgggtgacataccagagttcaaaagaggacaaattgttggtgcacgtcttgctggagcatctgtgaccaagacagcaagtctttgttatgcatcaagagccacggtatccagggtaatgtcagcataccaccaagaaggaccgaccacatccaacaggattaactgtggacgctgtaagaggaagctgtctgaaagggatgttcgggtgctaacccggattgtatccaaaaaaaacataaaaccacggctgatcaaatcacggcagaattcaatgttcacctcaactctcctgtttccaccagaactgtccgtcaccactagCAATTATGGAATGTTTTTTAGAATGTGTTTAGTGGGGAAAGCTTGAGTGTAAAGCTTtcagtgtaatagtgtgtgtatgtgtgtatcttCATAGCTGAGTGATTCTGTTCTGTGATTTTGTTTTTTCAGGTCTCGTTCGCCTCGTCGTCGCTCTCCAGTGAGAAGACGCTCTCGCTCCAGATCTCCGGGCCGCCGACGCCATCGCTCACGCTCCAGCTCCAACTCCTCACGATAGAGAGGCTCTTCTCACACCTGACGAAGCTTTTAGTGCAGC
The sequence above is drawn from the Astyanax mexicanus isolate ESR-SI-001 chromosome 19, AstMex3_surface, whole genome shotgun sequence genome and encodes:
- the LOC103034929 gene encoding RNA-binding protein with serine-rich domain 1 isoform X1; protein product: MAPSPTKRRERSEDKGRERGKEKAAAKEGAEKEKEKERGRDKNRKRRSNSTGSSSSRSRSSSSSSSSSGSSSGSSSGSSSSSGSSRSGSSSSSRSSSSSGSSGSPSPSRRRHDNRRRSRSKSKSQKRGEEKERKRRSPSPKPTKLCLGRLTRNVTKDHIQEIFSTYGKIKIIDMPQDRLHPNLSRGHAYIEFETPEEAQKALKHMDGGQIDGQEITATAVLTPRIRPAPRRMTPPRRMPPPPPMWRRTPPRMRRRSRSPRRRSPVRRRSRSRSPGRRRHRSRSSSNSSR
- the LOC103034929 gene encoding RNA-binding protein with serine-rich domain 1 isoform X2, translated to MAPSPTKRRERSEDKGRERGKEKAAAKEGAEKEKEKERGRDKNRKRRSNSTGSSSSRSSSSSSSSSGSSSGSSSGSSSSSGSSRSGSSSSSRSSSSSGSSGSPSPSRRRHDNRRRSRSKSKSQKRGEEKERKRRSPSPKPTKLCLGRLTRNVTKDHIQEIFSTYGKIKIIDMPQDRLHPNLSRGHAYIEFETPEEAQKALKHMDGGQIDGQEITATAVLTPRIRPAPRRMTPPRRMPPPPPMWRRTPPRMRRRSRSPRRRSPVRRRSRSRSPGRRRHRSRSSSNSSR